The genomic window AATCAACAGGAAGTCACAAGTGCTATTCGTCAAGCTGTCGCTAAACATCACGGTTTACAAGTTCATGAAGTGATTTTGATTAGAACAGCAACCATTCCCAAAACTTCCAGTGGAAAAATTCAACGTTATCGTTGCAAAGAACAGTTTTTAAAGCAGATGCTCGATTATTTACCCTCAAACTCTTCCTGTTCAACTCAGGTTACCCTAAAAAGAACCGCTTGAGGAAAAAATAATTTTTCTAGAGTTGTTAATCCTCGAATCGAAGAAACTCTCAGTCAAACAATGCTTACTCAAAAAAGTCAATATTTAGGTGTTAATTTTTTGAAGTGTCTGGGAATTATAAATTTGTAAGTTTACAAGTTTGTGATTCTATGACTTCCTCAACGGTACAACCATCACTCACTGTATCCAGTGCTTCTCTGGGAAAAACTAAAAGACGATTCATTATTAGTTTAAGTATTGTGTCTTTAGTTGGTTTTTCTCTGGCAATATATCAAGTTTTCACTACTCGGATTGGACTTCTAGAAATTAGTCTTTTCCTATTAATGAGTGCTTGTAGTGCTATTGGAATAACAGTTGGTTTTCATCGTTATTTTTCCCATAAAGCCTTTAAAACTACCCGAACCATAGAGATTATTCTAGCGATTCTTGGTTCTATGGCTGGACAGGGTTCAGTCACTTCCTGGGTTTCAGTTCACCGTTGTCACCACAAATACAGCGATCAGTTAGGAGATCCCCATTCCCCTCATTTACATGGAGAAGGATTGCGGGGTAGAGTATTAGGGCTATGGTATGCTCATCTCGGCTGGCTATTAAATGACGATCTTCCTAATTCTTTGGTGTTTGCTAAGGACATGATACAAGATCGGACAATGGTAGTCATCAATCGTTTCTATATCCTATGGCTGGCTTTAGGTTTATTGATTCCTGCAATGTTAGGAGGACTCTTAACTGGCACTTGGCATGGTGTTTTCCAAGGATTTATTTGGGGTGGACTCGCTAGATTATTTTGGACATTCCATAGTGGTTATACCATTAATTCTGTTGCTCATGTGTTTGGAAACAGCTTTTTGAAAAGTGATGATAACAGTAAAAATAACTTATTGTTAGCCCTTCCAACTTATGGAGAGGGATGGCATAATAATCACCATGCTTTTCCTCAATCGGCTAAGTTTGGTTTAAAATGGTGGCAAATTGATTTAGGCTATTGGTTTATAAAAGTTCTACAATGGATAGGTCTAGCTTGGGATGTCAAAATTCCTAGCAATGAAATGATCGAAGCTAAAAAAATTGTTTAATGCCCAACCAATAAAGACAATTGGTTAGTCTTAAGATATTTTACATTCTTAACCCACTTATTTAGGAGAAAAAATTATGAATTCTCAACAACCCACTGTTTCTGATCCCCAAAAATCCCCTAGTTATTCTGAAATTGAAGCTTGGTTAATCTCTTATTTATCTAAACTGTTAGAAGTTGACCCTGAAACCATAGACGTTAACAACACATTTG from Crocosphaera subtropica ATCC 51142 includes these protein-coding regions:
- a CDS encoding acyl-CoA desaturase; protein product: MTSSTVQPSLTVSSASLGKTKRRFIISLSIVSLVGFSLAIYQVFTTRIGLLEISLFLLMSACSAIGITVGFHRYFSHKAFKTTRTIEIILAILGSMAGQGSVTSWVSVHRCHHKYSDQLGDPHSPHLHGEGLRGRVLGLWYAHLGWLLNDDLPNSLVFAKDMIQDRTMVVINRFYILWLALGLLIPAMLGGLLTGTWHGVFQGFIWGGLARLFWTFHSGYTINSVAHVFGNSFLKSDDNSKNNLLLALPTYGEGWHNNHHAFPQSAKFGLKWWQIDLGYWFIKVLQWIGLAWDVKIPSNEMIEAKKIV